One Argentina anserina chromosome 6, drPotAnse1.1, whole genome shotgun sequence genomic window, TTGGCAGGCAGCGATGAACAACCAATACCCACTAGTCCCAAGAATCAAAGCATTCTTTGATCCCAGCTTCCTAACCACCGGAGACGCCACCAGCGAGAAAAACGTGAACGACAAATACCATATCCCAAGCGACGTCGTTCCCAAATCCCCCTCCTGCCAAccaaaaaaatcacatcaatTCCTCCACACATGTATCACAAAATTCAAGAAACAAatcgaataaaaaaaaacacccaCAGTGTTGACATGAGTGAGGCCAAAACGAGAGGTGTGCCGGCGAAGAAGTGATTGGGAGGCACAAGACAAACGGAGGGAGGGGACTGAATTATTGGATTAATTTCAGTTGAAAAGTAGAAAAGATTCAGAATTTGTGGGTGGGGGTGAAGAATCAAGCGGTAAAGAAGAGATCGGAGAAGAATCAGAGGAAATGACCAAAGGTTGGTTGGGAAGGGACGGCGGTGACGACTATAATTTGGGCGTTTTGCGTATTATTACGATTATTATTGTTGCCGCCAATATCTAATTGCTAATCAGTTTCTCGATCAACAAAACCGATCATTTCTATCATATTATTTAGGTTTTTATGTCATGAAAACAATTGCGACTGTTTTTGTATGAGATTATGTAAAACAAAAGATCGAATCATGATACTAGAGGTGGTAGATGACCTCCACATATATGAACTTGTTTCACTaaatgcttaaatgtaatgtTAATACTTGATACAGTTCATAAGCATTCTAGGGTTTCGATGTAATTTCTAGGTGATGGACAAGTACAGAGGTTTTGAGATCAGAAATGAATCTTCCATCAATCTAAATACAGTATCCTCTTGCATTCACACGGTTTGGCATTTAGCTTAAGACATTGGatgaattcaaaatttgtGCTACAGTAACATCCTCTTGGCTCTAGTAAGTAGCAACATCTCTGACATGAGAGTTCTTCTAGGAAGACTGACGTTTTCACGCGCACAACTCACAACCTTGAAGATGAGACTGCTTCCTCTCCGTGaagaaatagatacacaaAAGCGCCATATGCGATCAAAACTGCCGTAAGCATAACCACCACCATTGTCTCTAATGAAATGCAAGGACTTATGAAGAAGATGACTGCAATAGCACCGCTCTGCCACACCTTGAGCTGTGCAAAGGCTCCTTCCTGTGTATTCAAATAAGAACAGATCGACATTTCACATAAAGAAAGAACACTTTGTCAAACTTCATAAAACTAAGAACTAAAAAAAGGTGAAACAAGAGCAACAGGTGAGTCAAATACGGTATCACGCTTGAAGAACATTCCTAGCAAAGCACTGATCTGTGTGTTAAAGACTCCATCACCAATTCCCAATAGAGCTGCCATTGCAACAATGCTAAGTAGTCCGCTTGCTTGGCTGCATTTTAGCAGTCAAGTCGGGATTAGATGTGACAAAAGTTCCAAATTGGATATTACAATAATAACTTCAGACTCTTCATACTGTTATATTTGACATTCGCTAACCTGAACTTAAGAAGAAGCCAGACGAATACAACAGCCTGAAGGAGAGCTCCACCAGAAACTAAAAGACTGATGGTCTTGAGACCAGAAGTTAGTCGACCAGCAACAAGTGAACACTAACAGAAGTTTACACAAGTATGAGGTCATAAATTTGTGGAATATAAGTCACAGTACACATTTATCATAACATCTGCATGAAACCTGTCTATCAAGCACAGAATCGATAGATGTGTGCTATAACATTAGCTCCATATGCTACAGAAACAAGCTTTAAGATGAATAGAAAGTTTATTGTCTCTCTTAAGCAAATGCCAAGATGCTTATTGAAAATTATATCCACCTAACCAAGATATAATGCCATTTCAAAAAATGCTATCTCTAACAAAATGCAGCTGCCACTTGCCTACTTCTAAGCTTATGTTAAGCTGTTTCTGAGTACTTACTATTGCATCAAAAAAGCCATAAACAGCCATCGCACCACCCACACCAGACATACCGAGCGATGGAGTAACGACATACTTGGTGAATTCGGCCCTAATTGACAAGAGTAAGAAATGTAAAACAAGTGGTAAATCTTTGAACATAAGAAAACAGgcagatatatataattattagaaATCTATTACCTACCATACAAATGCTTGTTGTAACCCTGtatatgccataagggggaTGATAAATAGCATTCGTACATCAAATAAGGGAGCGATGGCAGACTTTAAGAAAGATATAAGAGAAGCAGAGAAGCTGCGAGAAGAATCCTGATATTCCTTTTCTACAGTATCCTTGCTATTTAAGAAGCACATCAGTATGATCCCTAAGGTCATACTGCAGAGAAACACGGTGTACAAGAACTTTGTTTGACCAGGAGTTCCCTCCTGTGGtgataaacaaaaaagaaaaggctaGATCACATTTCAAAGGCACAATTTTGTACCATACACAAAGGACAAGCAAGACACCAAATGGTTAACTACAAGAATTAGCACATACGCTTCCATCTCTTAGGATTGCAAGTGACAAAAGATTTCCAAAGAACTGCGAAATTGTAGAGCAAAGATTGTAAGAAACAGACTAAACTGATTAACAATGAAACAGTCATCACATATTTAATGCACTTAATTATGAGAAAGATGCTACAGATCGATTCACCTGGCGACAAGCAAACATCATCCAGAATTCTCCGTTGAAGTTGCCAATAGTTTTTCCTTCATGTAAGTTATTGTCTCTTGCATGACGACGTGCGGCAGAAGTTAGATATGTCCCCTGATGAACCCAAAATTAATGAAGTCATAATCAAAATTCCAGCTTAAATTTGGTAGAATAGTAAGAGTCTGAAAGACTTGAGCAAATTTATATGAGGACCGAGGAGGAATTCGTCGTACCTGCTCAACCCATATTATTGAGGAGGCAAATCCAAGGTACAAAGAAATTGGATACATAATATACCTACATGGGAATAATAATGTTACATTTCATCATGAATCACCAACCATCATGGACCAAAATCTAAACTTTTCTCCAAAACCTGGAgaacattttgttttttaaagtTATAATCATTGGCCTTTAATCAAACACTTGGTGAAAATGAATTTGCATTGATAATGGTAAACATGAATTAATGGTAAACTTAAAGAGATGAATCGATCTGTAAATTAAGAGAGAACACAGAAGGTTGAGTAGCAATACCAAGTTTGTTTGATCAAATGTACAGCTATGAACAACCAGTAGCCACTAGTCCCAAGCAGCAAAGCAGTCTTTGATCCAAGAGCTCGAACCACCGGAGACGCCACCAAAGAAAAGAGTGCAAAAGACGAGTACACAATCCCAAGTGATGTTGTCCCCAAACCCTTGTCCTGCACAATCAATcaacccaaaatcaaatcaaatctgaAATACTTTAATGTTTTCTTATATAGTCTACAACAGTAGTAACTCAACACACTCTCTCACAGTGTCGACAGTGCTCTCCAGATTCTGGGCGGCACCAAAAGCAAGAAATATCAGCAAGAAAGAAAAGCTCAGAATATGCACATCTCTAGCATGAGTGCTCTTCTTGGTCAGCAGCACCGGCGGCGATTCATCGCCGTGGAGCAGTGGCTTCTCTATATCATCACGAGAATCCAGAGACTCCATATACCGCTAGCTAGCCAGCAAAAGCGTCAGCTTTGAGTTTCTATCTCTATCCTCAGAACAGAGCTGATCGAGGTCCCTATAAATATAACACGAAGTAGCAAGGAGTGATGATTCTAGAGACGTACGTGTCGGTGAGtcaccaaaagaaattaagatTGATGGCTTTGGAAATAGAATAAGGATGTGTTAgataaactctaaactctgtTTGTTTGCACATAAAAGCGTGCATGATGAGGGTTTTGATATTCCAGGACTATAATGAGCAAAGAAATATTATAAAAACAAACCCAGAAGCACCATGCAGTGGCAGTCGCCCTAAAAAAAAGCATTATCTTTTGTACTGATGTGGCTTTGACAGATACGAAAGGAAGAATGAAGATGCAGAAATGGGGTCGGTGCATCATGCATTCGATCATGTACAGAAGAAAAAACGAGTCTGTCTTCACTATAACCGACTACCTGTTATATGCGGTGTCTCGACCATGTGATAAATATGCAGAAGCAGCCATGTTTTACCATATCGCCCTCTTCAGTTTCGGCTGTCTTCTTTGAAATTCGCTCTCAGACATGGACATTTTTAGAATCTTCATAGTGACTAGTGAGGCCATGGCTTTACGACTCGTAACCAGATTGGTCGATCGTCTTCGTGTTTTGGCATCAAGTTAAGTTGGTGGGATAGATAATTTTAGTTTGGAAACGTTTGTTGGGTTTGGATCAGATCAAATTAATCACCATGG contains:
- the LOC126798685 gene encoding UNC93-like protein 3 isoform X1 codes for the protein MESLDSRDDIEKPLLHGDESPPVLLTKKSTHARDVHILSFSFLLIFLAFGAAQNLESTVDTDKGLGTTSLGIVYSSFALFSLVASPVVRALGSKTALLLGTSGYWLFIAVHLIKQTWYIMYPISLYLGFASSIIWVEQGTYLTSAARRHARDNNLHEGKTIGNFNGEFWMMFACRQFFGNLLSLAILRDGSEGTPGQTKFLYTVFLCSMTLGIILMCFLNSKDTVEKEYQDSSRSFSASLISFLKSAIAPLFDVRMLFIIPLMAYTGLQQAFVWAEFTKYVVTPSLGMSGVGGAMAVYGFFDAICSLVAGRLTSGLKTISLLVSGGALLQAVVFVWLLLKFSQASGLLSIVAMAALLGIGDGVFNTQISALLGMFFKRDTEGAFAQLKVWQSGAIAVIFFISPCISLETMVVVMLTAVLIAYGAFVYLFLHGEEAVSSSRL
- the LOC126798685 gene encoding UNC93-like protein 3 isoform X2, translated to MESLDSRDDIEKPLLHGDESPPVLLTKKSTHARDVHILSFSFLLIFLAFGAAQNLESTVDTDKGLGTTSLGIVYSSFALFSLVASPVVRALGSKTALLLGTSGYWLFIAVHLIKQTWYIMYPISLYLGFASSIIWVEQGTYLTSAARRHARDNNLHEGKTIGNFNGEFWMMFACRQEGTPGQTKFLYTVFLCSMTLGIILMCFLNSKDTVEKEYQDSSRSFSASLISFLKSAIAPLFDVRMLFIIPLMAYTGLQQAFVWAEFTKYVVTPSLGMSGVGGAMAVYGFFDAICSLVAGRLTSGLKTISLLVSGGALLQAVVFVWLLLKFSQASGLLSIVAMAALLGIGDGVFNTQISALLGMFFKRDTEGAFAQLKVWQSGAIAVIFFISPCISLETMVVVMLTAVLIAYGAFVYLFLHGEEAVSSSRL